The DNA segment CCTTTgtgtctctcctcttccctctctttaATGGTGGAAGGTCCTCAGAATCTAGTTTaagtcttattttcttctctacatTGGCTCCTCACATGACAGCCTCCATTTTTAGGCATTTGGTTGCCAGTTATGATCCTCCAGACATTGTATTCCTTGGATATTGCAAACTCATGTATCTGACTAGCAATGCACATTCGCAATTACATGTTTAAAAGTCAGTTTAGAGAGGCTagctctgcttttatttttctttctggacGTGCCTCTATCTGCGTTCTGCTGAGAGCaattcactgttttttttcctaGCTCACATTATAGCATTTAACATAACTcatattaatcataattattgTTGTTAAATTTCTGGCAAAAATCAAAGATACAAGGGAACAGGAATTGTATTTATTATGTTCACTTAAGAAAAATCTTCCTTTacttaaaatttgaataaaataatgataggTAACTGAACTGTACCATCTGTTTTTAATCAAGTTATACAATCAGGCTTGgagtttcattttaaagaataaacaaacaattaATAGTAAAAATCTAATGAACAAAGCAAAATAATCAGTTGACAAAACataaagaacatattttattatattagccACAAAGTAAAGGTGGATGTAATATTACCTGaacaaacataatttaaaataatttaaatcttataaataaataaatatttaaatagattagatagaagacagacagatagataaatagatagaatAGATAGATTGGCATGATCATCTGTAAAGATTTTGTCCCTGTGGAGCTAAAGAAGTGTTGCTTAACACGTGTGAAACGTTTGAAAATTTTGATTCAACTCAAGTCATGGATATAGCAGAAATTAATATTTGAAACGGCAGAACTCAAGAAGTGTGAAATGGTGTACTAGTCAATGAGAATCATTTCGATGTTGAACCAgttttcattccttcctccttAATCTTTCTTGCAAGTTTGCTGATAAAGAGAAGGATCTCATGATTTCTGCTCTGACAACCTCCCATGCACAAGGGCTGTATTTCTTCTCTGTCAGATAGAGGGTGAttctttgaaagtattttctcacagtcaGGATAGAGTCCACATTCATCAGAGGAGTGTCTTCCACTCCAACCTCCTGCATCATACAGGCTTCCAGGTCATTCAGCTGCTGGTAAAGTTCAGTGTAGAATTTGTCTAGAAGTGTCTCATCCCAAGTAGCAGATGAGTCCTTTGTGCTGAAGAGATTGAAGGTCTGCTGGATCATCTCATGGAGGACAGAGATGGCTTGAGCCTTCTGGAACTGGTTGCCATCAAACTCCTCCTGAGGAAATCCAAAGTCATGTCTGTCcttcaggcaggagaaaggagagattCTTCCCATTTGTGCCATTATCATCAAAGTCCTCCTGTTACTCAGGCTGTGGGTCTGAGGCAGATCACAGCCCAGAGAACAGATTGACTTGCAGTTGAGCACCACCAGGGCCATCAGTAAAACAAAGGGCAAGGCCATTGGGGAGGTTGCAGATGCTTCTGGGCTGTTGAGATTGAGTGACCCTGAACCTTGGGCTCTTCTCTGAAGACCTTGTTTTGTGCACAGATCTTAAAAAGGTCACATACGAGTTTCCATTTTCTGAATGCCTTGTGTTACTTTCtacttctctttttgctttcttttatgcTCTTTCTACATAGATGTACAGGAGTGtttctcagtttatttatttttacattattaccTCATCTTCCTCTGCCACATAtgctttttagaaattttttttctaactaaaaATCCCATTAAATTTTAATAACACAGATATACTATGTGTTGGCTGATGTATATACATTACAGTACCCATTATCGAGAGAGAATATTGTACTTCTTTAATGCTTTAAAAGCAGCGTAATAGAatgtaaaatagaatttattcAGTCCCGGATTAAGAATGAGCAAATGAAAATTCTAAGGTAAaagttaataattaaatttacaaTTTATGGATATTTAACTTCATAGTTCAATTTGTTTAAGTAACAATgtgatttatttacttatataaattGTAGTGTGTCagattaaataagtaaattaacaaattatgaaaatatataatattgcctagtataatgaaatatttaaaaattcaaaatagctaaagactattaaaattgaaattatttgtaacatttatttttagggTACTTTCAATTTTGCTTCatagggaaatttaaaaaattcactagcTTCTAGATATTGATCTAGATATTGTCAAAAACCTTTTTCTCTTCAGTGCTTGACATAATTATTGATGTGTTGAACAACTTTAGTAGAATTAAATAGTAaaagataaagtatttttattgaaaCCTCAAAACTCAAAACACAGTCATAAATGCTCAGGATCAAATATAAGCAACATACACAAGACAGCAAATGACAGCTCATATGTATACAGAGGCCACCTCACATGATATGACTTTGACATCTAATAAATCTTGGAAAGTCCTCCAATAACAGCCACCCATTTGCCATATGCTTGTAGCACTGATCTTGTATACCTTTTGTGTATCTTCCATGAACTCAAGGTCAATGCTTCTGATGTTACAAGA comes from the Homo sapiens chromosome 9, GRCh38.p14 Primary Assembly genome and includes:
- the IFNA5 gene encoding interferon alpha-5 precursor, which codes for MALPFVLLMALVVLNCKSICSLGCDLPQTHSLSNRRTLMIMAQMGRISPFSCLKDRHDFGFPQEEFDGNQFQKAQAISVLHEMIQQTFNLFSTKDSSATWDETLLDKFYTELYQQLNDLEACMMQEVGVEDTPLMNVDSILTVRKYFQRITLYLTEKKYSPCAWEVVRAEIMRSFSLSANLQERLRRKE